In one Pseudomonas sp. MM211 genomic region, the following are encoded:
- a CDS encoding transcriptional regulator, whose amino-acid sequence MLDVMQLKYSINRMPLDKVRPIVEELHLEGIVTEGKTPFNRLHFNTCFAEIEALLQRAGYHRQLDVVGYQGLAYAMFDPNRWEAVDVLRWLRDYVEEAQARPAS is encoded by the coding sequence ATGCTGGACGTAATGCAACTCAAATACTCGATCAACCGGATGCCACTGGACAAGGTTCGCCCCATCGTCGAGGAACTGCATCTGGAGGGAATCGTTACCGAAGGTAAGACCCCTTTCAACCGCCTGCACTTCAATACCTGCTTCGCCGAAATCGAGGCCTTATTACAACGTGCGGGCTATCACAGGCAGTTGGATGTGGTCGGCTATCAGGGCCTTGCCTATGCGATGTTCGACCCCAACCGCTGGGAAGCCGTAGATGTACTGCGCTGGCTCAGGGATTATGTGGAAGAAGCTCAGGCTCGCCCCGCCTCATAG
- a CDS encoding OmpA family protein, translating into MKLKNTLGVVIGSLVAATSMGVLAQGQGAVEVEGFANRYFTDTQRDFAHDEGNLFGASVGYYLTDDVELALSYGEYHDLRGEGAAGSKNIKGNLTDLKALYHFGQPGVGLRPYVSGGVGHQSIGDANKGGRDTSTLAIAGAGAKYYFTEMLYARAGVEALYNIDKGDTEWQTGVGVGLNFGGSTRQVAQVTEPAPEPVPAPAPVVEEAPQVVRVELDVKFDFDKAAVKEESYGDIKSLADFMNQYPQTNTTVEGHTDSVGTDAYNQKLSERRANAVRDVLVNQYGVGADRVNSAGYGESRPVADNATEEGRAINRRVEAEVEAQAQ; encoded by the coding sequence ATGAAACTGAAAAACACCTTAGGCGTTGTCATTGGCTCCTTGGTAGCCGCAACCTCCATGGGCGTGCTGGCTCAAGGCCAAGGCGCTGTCGAGGTGGAAGGCTTTGCCAATCGCTATTTCACCGACACACAGCGTGACTTTGCTCATGACGAAGGCAACCTGTTCGGCGCAAGCGTTGGTTACTACCTGACCGACGACGTTGAACTGGCTCTGTCCTACGGCGAATACCACGACCTGCGTGGCGAAGGCGCTGCTGGCAGCAAGAACATCAAGGGCAACCTGACTGATCTTAAAGCTCTCTACCACTTCGGTCAGCCAGGTGTAGGCCTGCGTCCGTACGTTTCTGGCGGCGTTGGCCACCAGAGCATTGGCGACGCCAACAAAGGCGGTCGCGACACCTCCACTCTGGCTATCGCTGGTGCTGGTGCCAAGTACTACTTCACCGAGATGCTGTACGCACGTGCTGGTGTTGAAGCCCTGTACAACATCGACAAAGGCGACACCGAATGGCAAACCGGCGTTGGTGTCGGTCTGAACTTCGGTGGCAGCACCCGTCAGGTTGCCCAGGTAACTGAGCCGGCTCCAGAGCCAGTTCCAGCTCCGGCTCCGGTCGTTGAAGAAGCACCGCAAGTGGTTCGCGTTGAGCTGGACGTTAAGTTCGACTTCGACAAAGCTGCTGTCAAAGAAGAAAGCTACGGCGACATCAAGAGCCTGGCTGACTTCATGAACCAGTACCCGCAAACCAACACCACCGTTGAAGGCCACACTGACTCCGTCGGTACTGATGCCTACAACCAGAAGCTGTCCGAGCGTCGTGCAAACGCTGTTCGTGACGTTCTGGTCAACCAGTACGGCGTAGGCGCTGATCGCGTCAACTCCGCTGGCTACGGTGAGTCCCGTCCGGTTGCTGACAACGCTACCGAAGAAGGCCGCGCGATCAACCGTCGCGTAGAAGCTGAAGTAGAAGCCCAAGCCCAGTAA
- the sigX gene encoding RNA polymerase sigma factor SigX: protein MNAPQSPSLRYDPRELSDEELVARAHDELFHITRAYEELMRRYQRTLFNVCARYLGNDRDADDVCQEVMLKVLYGLKNFEGKSKFKTWLYSITYNECITQYRKERRKRRLMDALSLDPLEEASDEKAPKVEEPGGLDRWLVHVNPIDREILVLRFVAELEFQEIADIMHMGLSATKMRYKRALDRLREKFAGVTES, encoded by the coding sequence TTGAACGCACCCCAATCACCGTCACTGCGCTATGACCCACGCGAGCTCTCCGACGAGGAGCTGGTGGCGCGTGCCCATGACGAGCTGTTCCACATCACTCGCGCCTACGAGGAGCTGATGCGGCGTTACCAGCGCACCCTGTTCAATGTGTGCGCGCGATATTTAGGGAACGATCGCGATGCGGACGATGTCTGTCAGGAAGTGATGTTGAAGGTTCTATACGGACTGAAGAACTTCGAAGGTAAATCGAAGTTCAAGACCTGGCTCTACAGCATTACTTATAACGAGTGCATTACCCAGTACCGCAAGGAGCGTCGCAAACGTCGTTTGATGGATGCGCTGAGTTTGGATCCTCTCGAGGAGGCGTCTGATGAAAAAGCGCCAAAGGTAGAGGAACCGGGTGGTTTGGATCGATGGCTTGTGCATGTAAACCCGATTGACCGTGAAATTCTGGTGCTGCGTTTTGTTGCAGAACTGGAGTTTCAGGAAATTGCTGACATCATGCATATGGGGCTGAGCGCCACGAAAATGCGCTACAAGCGTGCGCTCGACCGATTGCGAGAGAAGTTTGCAGGCGTTACCGAAAGTTAG
- a CDS encoding mechanosensitive ion channel family protein: protein MELDPWTHSLVAAMTALWTKVASFIPNLFVALVLVLLGFVVAKLLDTLLSKLLGKVGLDRLMAGTGLTKILGRAGFQVPVSTLIGKIVYWFVLLIFLVSAAESLGLERVSATLDVLALYLPKVFGAALILLAGVLLAHLLSGLVRGAAEGVGLDYAHGLARLAQGLVIIISISVAIGQLEVKTDLLNNVIAIVLISVGLAVALALGLGSKELASQILAGIYVRELYQVGQEIEVGGVEGQIEEIGTVKTTVLTDSGELISLSNRVLLEQRVSSR from the coding sequence ATGGAACTCGACCCCTGGACTCATAGCCTGGTCGCCGCGATGACGGCGTTGTGGACGAAAGTCGCCAGCTTCATTCCCAACCTGTTCGTGGCCCTGGTGCTGGTGCTGCTCGGCTTCGTGGTCGCCAAGCTGCTCGATACATTGCTTTCCAAATTGCTCGGCAAAGTCGGCCTTGACCGCCTGATGGCCGGCACCGGCCTGACCAAGATATTGGGGCGTGCGGGTTTTCAGGTTCCGGTTTCGACACTGATCGGCAAGATCGTCTATTGGTTCGTATTGCTGATATTCCTGGTGTCGGCTGCCGAGTCGCTGGGCCTGGAGCGGGTTTCCGCGACGCTTGACGTGCTCGCCCTGTACCTGCCGAAAGTGTTCGGCGCCGCATTGATCCTGCTGGCTGGCGTGCTGCTGGCGCATCTGCTCAGTGGCCTGGTGCGGGGGGCGGCAGAAGGTGTCGGTCTGGACTATGCCCATGGTCTCGCACGGCTGGCCCAGGGGCTGGTAATCATCATCAGCATCTCCGTGGCCATCGGGCAGTTGGAAGTGAAGACCGACCTGCTCAACAACGTCATCGCCATCGTACTGATCTCTGTCGGCCTGGCCGTCGCGCTGGCGCTCGGTCTCGGCAGCAAGGAACTGGCCAGCCAGATTCTCGCTGGCATCTATGTGCGTGAGCTGTATCAAGTGGGGCAGGAGATCGAAGTAGGGGGTGTCGAAGGGCAGATCGAGGAAATCGGTACGGTCAAAACCACTGTATTGACGGACTCTGGCGAGCTGATATCGCTCTCCAATCGTGTGCTGCTCGAGCAGCGGGTAAGCAGCCGCTGA
- a CDS encoding zinc transporter ZntB — MYEEDNAQWGLVHGFVLDGKGGACAVAREQLDELQLEEGQSLWLHWDRSHPQTQSWLRRDSGLSEFACDLLLEENTRPRALPLSNDELLVFLRGVNLNPGAEPEDMVSVRIFAEARRIVSLRLRPLRATEDLIERLQVGKGPKTASELVLQLSDYLTDKVEDLVTELSELVDGQEEKVDGDERALPDHGLLLQIRRRAANLRRFLSPQRDIYVQLTRSQLPWLTHEDGIYWNELNNRLLRYLEELELTRERIGLLLETENRRMDVRMNHIMFRFGIITCVFLPMSFVTGLLGINVGGIPGADSPYGFLVACLLMLSIGFGQWLLFRRLRWV; from the coding sequence ATGTACGAGGAAGACAACGCGCAGTGGGGCCTGGTACACGGTTTCGTGCTGGATGGTAAAGGCGGCGCCTGTGCGGTAGCGCGCGAGCAACTTGACGAATTGCAGTTGGAGGAGGGGCAGAGTCTTTGGCTGCACTGGGATCGCAGTCACCCGCAGACCCAGAGCTGGTTGCGCCGCGACAGTGGTTTGAGCGAGTTCGCCTGTGATCTGTTGCTCGAGGAAAATACCCGGCCACGGGCATTGCCGCTGTCCAATGATGAGCTGCTGGTCTTTCTGCGGGGCGTCAACCTCAATCCGGGCGCCGAGCCCGAGGATATGGTTTCGGTGCGTATTTTCGCCGAAGCGCGACGCATCGTTTCCCTGCGCCTGCGCCCGCTGCGGGCTACCGAGGATCTGATCGAGCGGCTGCAGGTCGGCAAGGGGCCGAAGACTGCCTCCGAACTGGTGCTTCAGCTCAGCGATTACCTGACCGACAAGGTCGAGGATCTGGTCACCGAACTCTCCGAGCTGGTCGACGGCCAGGAGGAGAAGGTCGACGGCGATGAGCGAGCCTTGCCCGATCACGGTCTGCTGCTGCAGATCCGTCGGCGTGCGGCGAACCTGCGGCGCTTTCTGTCACCGCAGCGTGATATCTACGTACAGCTGACGCGCAGTCAACTGCCCTGGCTGACCCACGAAGACGGCATCTACTGGAACGAGCTGAACAACCGCCTGCTGCGCTACCTCGAGGAGCTGGAGCTGACTCGCGAGCGCATCGGCCTACTGCTGGAAACGGAAAATCGGCGCATGGACGTGCGCATGAACCACATCATGTTCCGTTTCGGCATCATCACCTGCGTGTTCCTGCCAATGAGCTTCGTCACCGGGTTGCTGGGCATCAACGTCGGCGGCATCCCAGGAGCTGATAGCCCGTACGGCTTCCTCGTCGCCTGCCTGTTGATGCTGTCCATCGGCTTCGGGCAGTGGCTGTTATTCCGGCGTCTGCGTTGGGTGTGA
- the rraA gene encoding ribonuclease E activity regulator RraA, with the protein MQYITPDLCDANPELVSVVEPMFSNFGGRDSFGGQIVTVKCFEDNSLVKSQADEPGAGKVLVVDGGASLRCALLGDMIAEKAAKNGWEGMVIYGCVRDVDVLAQTHLGVQALGSHPMKTEKRGLGDLNVVVTFGGVTFRPGEYLYADNNGIIVSPQALQVE; encoded by the coding sequence ATGCAATACATCACGCCCGATCTGTGTGACGCCAACCCGGAACTGGTCAGCGTCGTGGAGCCGATGTTCAGCAATTTCGGAGGCCGCGATTCGTTCGGTGGGCAGATCGTCACCGTCAAATGCTTCGAGGACAATTCCCTGGTCAAGTCCCAGGCCGATGAGCCCGGTGCTGGCAAGGTGTTGGTGGTCGACGGCGGAGCCTCGCTACGTTGCGCGCTGCTTGGCGACATGATCGCCGAGAAGGCCGCAAAGAACGGCTGGGAAGGCATGGTGATCTATGGCTGCGTGCGTGACGTCGATGTGCTCGCGCAGACCCACCTTGGCGTTCAAGCCCTGGGCAGCCACCCGATGAAGACCGAGAAACGTGGCCTGGGTGATCTCAACGTGGTGGTCACTTTTGGCGGCGTGACTTTCCGCCCGGGCGAGTACCTGTATGCCGACAACAACGGCATCATCGTCTCGCCGCAGGCCTTGCAGGTCGAATAA
- a CDS encoding alpha/beta fold hydrolase: MQSSSELFPVALISAELRGDLTEDVYRLKPGNSPDFSVELALTRLAVAGQESVRGEPVILLHGSFSNRRFWYSPRCIGLAPYLVRAGFDVWIAEMRGHGLSPRNLAYRQNCVADYARYDLPAIAAFVAEKNPRPAHWLGHSLGGLTLAAALGGGYLQQGAIASVGLFGSEISRRYWPLKVPPIEWLARLLLKRFALLSGSRLKRGPEDEPIGIALETLRWHRLFGRFGDAERDWWAGLNEVQVPLLAVAGEGDLECPPAACRALFEQFASVDRQFVNLSRAQGFQQDYDHVQMLVSKQAQDEVWPLVRRWLEGDRQSPVATAQEQSDASIPATP; the protein is encoded by the coding sequence ATGCAAAGCAGTAGTGAGTTGTTTCCCGTAGCGCTGATCAGTGCCGAGTTGCGTGGCGATCTGACTGAAGATGTCTACCGCCTCAAACCTGGCAACAGCCCGGACTTCAGCGTCGAGCTGGCGCTGACCCGCTTGGCGGTCGCGGGGCAGGAGAGCGTGCGTGGCGAGCCGGTGATCCTGCTGCACGGCAGTTTCTCCAATCGGCGTTTCTGGTACTCGCCCAGGTGCATAGGCTTGGCGCCGTACCTGGTTCGCGCCGGGTTCGATGTGTGGATCGCGGAAATGCGTGGCCACGGCCTGTCGCCGCGTAACCTCGCCTATCGTCAAAACTGCGTGGCTGACTATGCGCGTTACGACCTGCCGGCAATCGCGGCCTTCGTTGCCGAAAAGAACCCGCGTCCTGCGCACTGGCTTGGCCACTCGCTGGGCGGCCTGACCCTCGCCGCAGCGCTGGGCGGCGGCTATCTGCAGCAGGGCGCTATCGCCAGCGTCGGCCTGTTCGGTAGCGAAATCAGCCGCCGCTACTGGCCGCTCAAGGTGCCGCCAATCGAGTGGCTGGCGCGCCTGCTGCTCAAGCGTTTTGCGCTGCTGTCCGGCTCGCGGCTCAAGCGCGGGCCTGAAGACGAGCCGATCGGCATCGCTCTGGAAACCCTGCGCTGGCACCGCTTGTTCGGTCGTTTCGGCGATGCTGAACGGGACTGGTGGGCCGGTTTGAATGAGGTACAGGTGCCATTACTGGCAGTGGCGGGCGAGGGTGACCTCGAGTGTCCGCCTGCGGCGTGCCGGGCGCTGTTCGAGCAATTCGCCTCGGTTGATAGGCAGTTCGTCAACCTGAGCCGTGCCCAAGGCTTTCAGCAGGACTACGACCACGTGCAGATGCTGGTCAGCAAGCAGGCGCAAGACGAAGTCTGGCCGCTGGTTCGCCGCTGGCTCGAGGGAGACCGGCAGTCGCCAGTCGCTACCGCGCAGGAGCAAAGCGATGCGAGCATTCCTGCTACGCCGTGA
- the ppsR gene encoding posphoenolpyruvate synthetase regulatory kinase/phosphorylase PpsR codes for MNRTAYFISDGTGITAEALGQSLLAQFETIGFTKLTRPYVDSVEKARAMVQQINNAADKDGANPIIFATIVNQQIHDILAESRGFMIDIFSTFLSPLEQELNSHSSYSVGKSHSIIHNANYMERIEAVNFALDNDDGARTHYYDKADLILVGVSRCGKTPTCLYMAMQYGIRAANYPLTEDDMERLQLPASLKKYREKLFGLTIDADRLAAIRNERKPNSRYSSYAQCEFEVREVEGLFRRESINFIDSTHFSVEEISAKILVEKGVERRFK; via the coding sequence ATGAATCGAACCGCGTACTTCATCTCCGACGGCACCGGTATCACCGCAGAAGCGCTGGGTCAGAGCCTTCTGGCCCAGTTCGAGACCATCGGTTTCACCAAGCTCACGCGACCGTACGTCGATAGCGTGGAAAAAGCGCGGGCGATGGTACAACAAATCAATAACGCCGCCGACAAGGACGGCGCCAACCCGATCATCTTCGCCACCATCGTCAATCAGCAGATCCACGACATCCTGGCCGAGTCCCGTGGTTTCATGATCGATATCTTCTCGACCTTCCTGTCTCCCTTGGAGCAGGAACTGAACTCGCACTCCTCCTACTCGGTCGGCAAGTCGCATTCGATCATCCACAACGCCAACTACATGGAGCGTATCGAGGCGGTCAACTTCGCCCTCGACAACGATGATGGCGCACGCACGCACTACTATGACAAAGCCGATCTGATTCTGGTCGGCGTATCGCGCTGCGGCAAAACCCCGACATGCCTGTACATGGCCATGCAGTACGGCATCCGTGCCGCCAACTACCCGCTCACCGAAGACGACATGGAACGCCTGCAGTTGCCGGCTTCGCTGAAGAAGTACCGCGAAAAGCTGTTCGGCCTGACCATCGATGCCGATCGCCTGGCTGCCATTCGTAACGAACGCAAACCCAACAGCCGCTACTCCAGCTATGCTCAGTGCGAGTTCGAGGTGCGCGAGGTGGAAGGCCTGTTCCGTCGCGAATCGATCAATTTCATCGACTCCACGCACTTCTCGGTGGAAGAAATCTCCGCCAAGATCCTGGTGGAAAAAGGCGTCGAACGGCGCTTCAAGTAA
- a CDS encoding LysE family translocator: MTLLDAVLFAPVAMLIALTPGPNNFCAMNNGIRHGIGAAVLATTGRAVAFAIFLSISAIGLGAMLLASETAFTAIKWVGALYLLYLGISAWRSREFSGLDLDGAVPAVQPQRRISRLMLQEFLIGISNPKAILLFAAVFPQFIKPGEPAIEQFVYLGATYLLAEYAASLVYALFGRQIRRFIRTSRGAQRLNRTTGAFFMGAGGLLIGTTQH; the protein is encoded by the coding sequence ATGACTCTGCTCGATGCCGTGCTCTTCGCCCCTGTCGCCATGTTGATCGCACTGACGCCAGGGCCGAACAATTTCTGCGCGATGAACAACGGCATTCGCCATGGCATCGGCGCGGCCGTACTGGCGACCACAGGCCGTGCAGTGGCCTTCGCCATTTTCCTGAGCATTTCCGCCATCGGCCTGGGCGCCATGCTGCTGGCTTCGGAAACGGCCTTCACAGCGATCAAATGGGTGGGCGCGCTGTACCTGCTGTATCTGGGCATCAGCGCCTGGCGCAGCCGGGAATTCAGCGGCCTGGATCTGGACGGAGCGGTGCCTGCCGTACAGCCGCAACGGCGGATAAGCCGCCTGATGCTGCAGGAGTTTCTGATCGGCATCAGCAACCCCAAGGCCATCCTGCTGTTCGCTGCGGTGTTCCCGCAGTTCATCAAGCCGGGCGAGCCCGCCATCGAGCAGTTCGTCTACCTGGGCGCGACCTACCTGCTGGCCGAGTACGCCGCGTCGTTGGTCTACGCCCTGTTCGGCCGGCAGATTCGCCGCTTTATTCGCACCAGTCGCGGCGCACAGCGGCTGAATCGCACCACCGGCGCCTTCTTCATGGGTGCGGGCGGATTGCTGATCGGTACGACACAGCACTGA